In one Betta splendens chromosome 14, fBetSpl5.4, whole genome shotgun sequence genomic region, the following are encoded:
- the ccdc61 gene encoding centrosomal protein CCDC61 isoform X1: protein MEEGSEVMEDIVFRGVEFSVKIEVDKGLLIVEISDSVTADQWRSEFNPAYIEDLTRKTGNYKQFPIFCSMLESAVRKTSDSVTLDLLTYADLELLRNRKAGVVSRPRGQQQPSALTAKRYLILIYTVEFDRIHYPLPLPYVGKPDPAALQKEVRALRAELSALTSHGVNTPAELEVQRLRAELAMVKEEKETMAKVLEQMHVGASGSTSGRDDWRVRNVVRTLEEQLVSERVKSQRSASKRNQEHRLLIDQLEELRASECALRVRVKSLTSELALLRRGRVTPVSGHISSRVDSEIFRSLSRERRSGCRTVRARSGSRERIENRGQRSDERGRRADSSGPRAHIPRPSPSPTGSRVQRFDPTAYIQDRQRRLKEAELKKLRKVRRDMLTSPILLERGRSRSREAYPQLTRSGSRGRSLSMERKGSRNSSESSLVDTDEMAKTLFRGRKQIYNGPSMPRGGLLTRKPLCSTPTHRIKDKESCMDTGAELSEIDARLQALQEYMRDLDTGH, encoded by the exons ATGGAGGAAGGCTCTGAGGTGATGGAGGATATTGTTTTTCGAGGCGTAGAGTTTTCTGTAAAAATAGAGGTGGACAAGGGTTTGCTGATAGTCGAAATCTCAGATTCAGTGACAGCAGATCAGTGGAGGAGTGAATTTAATCCTGCAT ACATTGAGGACCTAACTCGCAAAACTGGCAACTATAAGCAGTTTCCCATTTTCTGCAGCATGCTGGAATCGGCTGTTAGAAAG ACGAGTGATTCTGTTACACTCGACCTCCTGACCTATGCCGACCTAGAGCTGCTACGTAACAGAAAAGCAGGAGTGGTGAGTCGTCCTCGTGGCCAACAGCAGCCCTCTGCTCTCACTGCCAAAAGATATCTAATCCTTATATACACGGTGGAATTtgacag GATACACTACCCTTTACCGTTGCCTTATGTGGGTAAACCGGACCCAGCTGCCCTGCAGAAGGAAGTCCGAGCACTGAGGGCTGAGCTTAGTGCACTCACCTCTCACGGAGTTAACACACCTGCGGAACTGGAAGTGCAAAGGCTACGTGCAGA gctCGCAATGgtgaaggaagagaaggagactaTGGCCAAAGTTCTAGAGCAAATGCATGTTGGTGCAAGCGGTTCCACTTCAGGACGAGACGACTGGAGGGTCAGAAATGTGGTGAGGACactggaggagcagcttgtCAGCGAACGGGTGAAAAGTCAACGCTCAGCAAGCAAGAGAAACCAGGAGCACCGGCTCCTAATTGATCAG TTGGAGGAGCTAAGAGCATCAGAGTGTGCCCTTCGTGTTCGTGTCAAGAGTCTGACCAGTGAACTAGCATTACTACGGAGAGG cagagtgACTCCTGTGTCTGGTCACATCAGCTCTCGAGTTGATAGTGAAATttttcgctctctctcccgtGAGAGGAGGTCAGGCTGCAGGACAGTCAGAGCACGCTCAGGATCTAGGGAACGGATAGAgaacagaggtcaaaggtcagacgaAAGGGGGCGAAGAGCAGACTCTTCAGGACCTCGTGCTCACATACCCAGGCCATCACCTTCCCCCACTG GGTCCCGGGTGCAACGCTTCGACCCGACCGCCTACATCCAGGACAGACAGCGCAGACTGAAAGAGGCAGAACTCAAAAA ATTGAGGAAGGTGCGGAGGGACATGTTGACATCACCTATTCTCCTCGAGAGGGGGCGTTCACGTTCCAGGGAAGCCTATCCTCAGTTGACCCGGTCTGGCAGTAGAGGCAGGAGTTTATCCATGGAACGCAAAGGGAGCAGGAACTCCTCTGAAAGCTCATTAGTGGATACAGATGAAATGGCCAAAACTTTGTTCAG AGGAAGAAAACAGATTTACAACGGACCTAGTATG CCAAGAGGGGGCCTTTTAACAAGGAAGCCATTATGCAGTACACCAACACACAGAATTAAAGACAAAG AGAGCTGTATGGATACGGGTGCTGAGCTGTCTGAGATCGATGCCAGGCTGCAGGCCCTTCAGGAGTACATGAGGGATCTGGATACAGGACACTAA
- the kcnk12l gene encoding potassium channel subfamily K member 13 isoform X1: MKHQTATQFEKKKKRKTQDASSRRSLFSTFIQQSRQNSSIQAILLVPIIPAALWDVCWSRAGLAPAEALMAQRRAAAGGCCCRPRAPVNEDNARFCLLAALILLYLLCGAAIFSALEHPFELRARRLWKQQLDDFTQRHRVNLGALQTLLRQYEEANGAGIRVDTLRPRWDFAGAFYFVGTVVSTIGFGMTTPATIAGKIFLIFYGLIGCAATILFFNLFLERIITMLAYVMRWCHKRRLRCAGVRAEASGEERPGEEDSLEGWKPSVYYVMLILGMASIVIACSASTLYSSMENWSYVDSLYFCFVAFSTIGFGDLVSSQRQQYDSQEAYRLGNCLFILMGVCCIYSLFNVISIIIKQTLNWILGRLACSGKHRLGSCSTRGCWRLRCPCVPSKGRRGGRVPAHLRRKRPKRNAVQPAASRGSAGAHRYTDGSVESVCDSETDAGAAGAAAAAAADGARAGRRVSEEMISVNEFMVSNKVSLALLQKQLSETAHQGPRQSYGHQNGFSGGVGALGVMNNRLQETSVDR; the protein is encoded by the exons ATGAAACATCAGACAGCCActcagtttgaaaaaaaaaaaaaaaggaaaactcaaGATGCGTCCTCTCGCCGGTCATTGTTCAGCACATTTATTCAGCAGAGCCGTCAGAACAGCAGCATCCAG GCGATCCTCTTAGTCCCAATAATCCCAGCAGCCCTCTGGGATGTTTGCTGGTCCCGTGCTGGTTTAGCGCCGGCAGAGGCGCTCATGGCTCAGAGGCGAGCGGCCGcgggcggctgctgctgccgcccgCGGGCGCCCGTGAACGAGGACAACGCCCGCTTCTGCCTGCTGGCGGCGCTCATCCTGCTCTACCTGCTGTGCGGCGCCGCCATCTTCTCGGCCCTGGAGCACCCGTTCGAGCTGCGCGCCCGCCGCctctggaagcagcagctggacgacTTCACCCAGAGGCACAGGGTGAACCTGGGcgccctgcagacgctgctgaggCAGTACGAGGAGGCGAACGGGGCCGGGATCCGGGTGGACACGCTGAGGCCCCGCTGGGACTTCGCTGGAGCCTTCTATTTCGTGGGAACAGTGGTCTCCACCATTg GCTTTGGCATGACCACGCCAGCGACCATAGCCGGAAAGATCTTCCTCATCTTCTACGGCCTGATCGGCTGCGCCGCCACCATCCTCTTCTTCAACCTCTTCCTGGAGCGCATCATCACCATGCTGGCGTACGTGATGCGCTGGTGCCACAAGCGCCGGCTGAGGTGCGCCGGCGTCCGGGCGGAGGCGAGCGGGGAGGAGCGGCCGGGCGAGGAGGACAGCCTGGAGGGCTGGAAGCCATCGGTCTACTACGTGATGCTGATCCTGGGAATGGCCTCCATTGTAATCGCGTGCAGTGCCTCCACTCTGTACAGCTCCATGGAGAACTGGAGCTACGTGGACTCCCTCTATTTCTGCTTCGTAGCCTTCAGCACCATTGGCTTCGGGGACCTGGTGAGCAGCCAGCGACAGCAGTACGACTCCCAGGAGGCCTACCGGCTTGGGAActgcctcttcatcctcatggGAGTTTGTTGCATCTACTCGCTTTTCAACGTCATCTCTATTATCATCAAGCAGACGCTTAACTGGATTCTCGGCAGGCTGGCGTGCTCCGGGAAGCACCGCCTTGGCTCTTGCTCCACGAGAGGCTGCTGGAGGCTCCGCTGCCCGTGCGTCCCAAGCAAAGGCCGCCGCGGCGGGCGCGTGCCCGCGCACCTCCGCCGCAAGCGCCCGAAGCGCAACGCCGTGCAGCCGGCGGCGTCGCGCGGCTCCGCGGGCGCGCACCGCTACACGGACGGCTCGGTGGAGAGCGTGTGCGACAGCGAGACGGACGCGGGCGcggcgggggcggcggcggcggcggcggccgacggCGCGCGCGCGGGCCGCCGCGTGTCGGAGGAGATGATCTCCGTCAACGAGTTCATGGTGTCCAACAAGGTGtcgctggcgctgctgcagaagcagctgagcGAGACGGCGCACCAGGGCCCGCGGCAGAGCTACGGCCACCAGAACGGCTTCTCCGGCGGCGTCGGGGCCCTGGGCGTCATGAACAACCGCCTGCAGGAGACCAGCGTGGATAGATAG
- the ppm1nb gene encoding protein phosphatase, Mg2+/Mn2+ dependent, 1Nb (putative) isoform X2, which translates to MRTARKGSVEMPAFVRQLVKETEKRVSSFFRGGRGGAAEGETPGDGDREEAVPSPYLDRPVLDKATEDGCGRWGVTYALGSMQGWRANMEDFHNCVPQLGGPLADWSFFAVFDGHAGSAVAQYCSQQLLGHILSTGGVGPEDDPGKVKAGLVTGFLQTDRHLLAAAQREGWERGGTTAVAALVSPRRIYFANCGDSRAVLCRSGRVCFSTEDHKPYHPLERERVESAGGSVCVQRINGSLAVSRALGDFSYKAAGDRSPSQQMVSPEPEVSAVERSAADEFLVLACDGVWDAIGNEDLCAFIHNRLRVCTDLRDVCCQVIDLCLYKGSLDNISIILLCFPGAPQLSADALHQEAELEDLLESKVAEIYDELCARGEEPDLLSVLTVLASSAIPGLPPGGGIQSKRNCIISAYYQQRETRKPTVPNGLGDA; encoded by the exons ATGAGGACGGCGAGGAAGGGCAGCGTGGAGATGCCGGCGTTCGTGCGGCAGCTGGTGAAGGAGACCGAGAAGCGggtcagctccttcttcagagGGGGCCGCGGGGGAGCGGCCGAAGGGGAGACGCCGGGGGACGGCGACAGGGAGGAGGCCGTGCCCAGCCCGTACCTGGACCGGCCCGTCCTGGACAAGGCCACGGAGGACGGCTGCGGCCGCTGGGGCGTCACCTACGCCCTGGGCAGCATGCAGGGCTGGCGGGCCAACATGGAGGACTTCCACAACTGCGTGCCCCAGCTGGGCGGCCCGCTGGCCGACTGGAGCTTCTTCGCCGTGTTCGACGGGCACGCGGGCAGCGCCGTGGCCCAGTACTGctcgcagcagctcctgggTCACATCCTGTCCACAG GTGGAGTCGGGCCCGAGGACGACCCGGGGAAGGTCAAAGCGGGCCTCGTCACGGGCTTCCTGCAGACGGACAGGCACCTGCTGGCGGCGGCGCAGCGGGAGGGCTGGGAGCGCGGCGGCACCACGGCGGTGGCCGCCCTCGTCTCGCCCCGCCGCATCTACTTCGCCAACTGCGGCGACTCCCGGGCCGTGCTGTGCCGCTCGGGCCGCGTCTGCTTCTCCACCGAGGACCACAAGCCGTACCACCCGCTGGAGAGGGAGCGCGTGGAGAGCGCCGGCGGCTCCGTGTGCGTCCAGCGCATCAACGGCTCGCTGGCCGTGTCGCGGGCCCTCGGGGACTTCAGCTACAAGGCGGCGGGGGACAGGAGCCCCAGCCAGCAGATGGTGTCCCCGGAGCCGGAGGTGAGCGCCGTGGAGCGCTCGGCGGCCGACGAGTTCCTGGTGCTGGCGTGCGACGGCGTGTGGGACGCCATCGGCAACGAGGACCTGTGCGCCTTCATCCACAACCGGCTGCGCGTGTGCACGGACCTGAGGGACGTGTGCTGCCAGGTCATCGACCTCTGCCTCTATAAG GGCAGCCTGGacaacatcagcatcatcctGCTGTGCTTCCCCGGAGCCCCCCAGCTGTCCGCGGACGCCCTGCACCAGGAGGCCGAGCTGGAGGACCTGCTGGAATCCAAAGTAGCAG AGATTTATGATGAGCTGTgcgccagaggggaggagccgGACCTGCTGTCAGTCCTCACCGTCCTCGCATCCAGCGCCATCCCTGGTCTGCCACCAGGGGGAGGCATACAAAGCAA GAGGAACTGCATCATATCTGCTTACTACCAGCAAAGAGAGACGCGCAAGCCCACGGTACCAAAT GGCCTGGGAGACGCCTGA
- the ppm1nb gene encoding protein phosphatase, Mg2+/Mn2+ dependent, 1Nb (putative) isoform X1, which translates to MRTARKGSVEMPAFVRQLVKETEKRVSSFFRGGRGGAAEGETPGDGDREEAVPSPYLDRPVLDKATEDGCGRWGVTYALGSMQGWRANMEDFHNCVPQLGGPLADWSFFAVFDGHAGSAVAQYCSQQLLGHILSTGGVGPEDDPGKVKAGLVTGFLQTDRHLLAAAQREGWERGGTTAVAALVSPRRIYFANCGDSRAVLCRSGRVCFSTEDHKPYHPLERERVESAGGSVCVQRINGSLAVSRALGDFSYKAAGDRSPSQQMVSPEPEVSAVERSAADEFLVLACDGVWDAIGNEDLCAFIHNRLRVCTDLRDVCCQVIDLCLYKGSLDNISIILLCFPGAPQLSADALHQEAELEDLLESKVAEIYDELCARGEEPDLLSVLTVLASSAIPGLPPGGGIQSKRNCIISAYYQQRETRKPTVPNVSTADSVQP; encoded by the exons ATGAGGACGGCGAGGAAGGGCAGCGTGGAGATGCCGGCGTTCGTGCGGCAGCTGGTGAAGGAGACCGAGAAGCGggtcagctccttcttcagagGGGGCCGCGGGGGAGCGGCCGAAGGGGAGACGCCGGGGGACGGCGACAGGGAGGAGGCCGTGCCCAGCCCGTACCTGGACCGGCCCGTCCTGGACAAGGCCACGGAGGACGGCTGCGGCCGCTGGGGCGTCACCTACGCCCTGGGCAGCATGCAGGGCTGGCGGGCCAACATGGAGGACTTCCACAACTGCGTGCCCCAGCTGGGCGGCCCGCTGGCCGACTGGAGCTTCTTCGCCGTGTTCGACGGGCACGCGGGCAGCGCCGTGGCCCAGTACTGctcgcagcagctcctgggTCACATCCTGTCCACAG GTGGAGTCGGGCCCGAGGACGACCCGGGGAAGGTCAAAGCGGGCCTCGTCACGGGCTTCCTGCAGACGGACAGGCACCTGCTGGCGGCGGCGCAGCGGGAGGGCTGGGAGCGCGGCGGCACCACGGCGGTGGCCGCCCTCGTCTCGCCCCGCCGCATCTACTTCGCCAACTGCGGCGACTCCCGGGCCGTGCTGTGCCGCTCGGGCCGCGTCTGCTTCTCCACCGAGGACCACAAGCCGTACCACCCGCTGGAGAGGGAGCGCGTGGAGAGCGCCGGCGGCTCCGTGTGCGTCCAGCGCATCAACGGCTCGCTGGCCGTGTCGCGGGCCCTCGGGGACTTCAGCTACAAGGCGGCGGGGGACAGGAGCCCCAGCCAGCAGATGGTGTCCCCGGAGCCGGAGGTGAGCGCCGTGGAGCGCTCGGCGGCCGACGAGTTCCTGGTGCTGGCGTGCGACGGCGTGTGGGACGCCATCGGCAACGAGGACCTGTGCGCCTTCATCCACAACCGGCTGCGCGTGTGCACGGACCTGAGGGACGTGTGCTGCCAGGTCATCGACCTCTGCCTCTATAAG GGCAGCCTGGacaacatcagcatcatcctGCTGTGCTTCCCCGGAGCCCCCCAGCTGTCCGCGGACGCCCTGCACCAGGAGGCCGAGCTGGAGGACCTGCTGGAATCCAAAGTAGCAG AGATTTATGATGAGCTGTgcgccagaggggaggagccgGACCTGCTGTCAGTCCTCACCGTCCTCGCATCCAGCGCCATCCCTGGTCTGCCACCAGGGGGAGGCATACAAAGCAA GAGGAACTGCATCATATCTGCTTACTACCAGCAAAGAGAGACGCGCAAGCCCACGGTACCAAATGTAAGTACAGCAGACTCAGTCCAGCCATAG
- the itpkca gene encoding inositol-trisphosphate 3-kinase C has translation MTPKKPQEWLQVVGHAGSFHVGDYGTLLKRFCKGEQQCYLSLMDDSLRPFVPAYHGVVQRDNQDYNVIDNLLTHFNAPAIMDCKMGTRTYLEEELLTSRERPQLRHDMYEKMVAVDPEAPTDQERAQQAVLKTRYMQWRETLSSTTSLGFRIEGFKKANEECNTNFKRTRTKEQVTEALQNFVESNTHIVWEYLRHLKQLRDVLETSDFFRTHEVVGSSLLFLHDWTGRTGVWMIDFGKTVALPPPLTLDHRSPWVEGNREDGYLWGLDNLIDILANMLSLSEPPV, from the exons ATGACTCCTAAGAAGCCCCAGGAATGGCTACAAGTGGTGGGACATGCAG GGAGCTTTCATGTCGGGGATTATGGTACGCTGCTGAAGAGGTTCTGTAAAGGGGAGCAACAGTGCTATCTGAGTCTAATGGACGACTCTTTGAGGCCCTTTGTTCCCGCCTACCATGGAGTGGTGCAGCGGGACAATCAGGATTACAACGTGATAGATAACTTACTGACCCATTTCAATGCACCTGCAATCATGGACTGCAAAATGGGCACCCG CACATACCTCGAGGAAGAGCTGCTGACGTCCCGAGAACGACCACAGCTTCGTCATGACATGTACGAGAAGATGGTGGCTGTGGACCCAGAGGCCCCGACCGACCAGGAACGAGCCCAGCAGGCAGTGCTGAAAACCAGGTACATGCAGTGGAGGGAGACGCTGAGCTCCACCACAAGTCTAGGGTTCCGTATCGAGGGATTCAAG AAGGCAAACGAAGAGTGTAACACAAATTTCAAAAGGACCAGAACCAAAGAGCAAGTGACAGAGGCGCTTCAGAACTTTGTTGAGTCCAATACACACATAGTG TGGGAGTATCTGAGGCATTTGAAGCAACTGCGGGACGTCTTGGAGACATCTGACTTCTTCAGAACACACGAG GTTGTGGGAAGCTCCTTGTTGTTTCTGCACGACTGGACAGGCAGAACAGGCGTCTGGATGATTGACTTTGGAAAGACGGTGGCCCTGCCGCCTCCCCtcaccttggaccaccgcagTCCCTGGGTGGAGGGCAACCGAGAAGATGGCTACCTGTGGGGTCTGGACAACCTCATCGATATACTGGCCAACATGCTGTCACTGTCTGAACCGCCAGTGTAA
- the ccdc61 gene encoding centrosomal protein CCDC61 isoform X2 — translation MEEGSEVMEDIVFRGVEFSVKIEVDKGLLIVEISDSVTADQWRSEFNPAYIEDLTRKTGNYKQFPIFCSMLESAVRKTSDSVTLDLLTYADLELLRNRKAGVVSRPRGQQQPSALTAKRYLILIYTVEFDRIHYPLPLPYVGKPDPAALQKEVRALRAELSALTSHGVNTPAELEVQRLRAELAMVKEEKETMAKVLEQMHVGASGSTSGRDDWRVRNVVRTLEEQLVSERVKSQRSASKRNQEHRLLIDQLEELRASECALRVRVKSLTSELALLRRGVTPVSGHISSRVDSEIFRSLSRERRSGCRTVRARSGSRERIENRGQRSDERGRRADSSGPRAHIPRPSPSPTGSRVQRFDPTAYIQDRQRRLKEAELKKLRKVRRDMLTSPILLERGRSRSREAYPQLTRSGSRGRSLSMERKGSRNSSESSLVDTDEMAKTLFRGRKQIYNGPSMPRGGLLTRKPLCSTPTHRIKDKESCMDTGAELSEIDARLQALQEYMRDLDTGH, via the exons ATGGAGGAAGGCTCTGAGGTGATGGAGGATATTGTTTTTCGAGGCGTAGAGTTTTCTGTAAAAATAGAGGTGGACAAGGGTTTGCTGATAGTCGAAATCTCAGATTCAGTGACAGCAGATCAGTGGAGGAGTGAATTTAATCCTGCAT ACATTGAGGACCTAACTCGCAAAACTGGCAACTATAAGCAGTTTCCCATTTTCTGCAGCATGCTGGAATCGGCTGTTAGAAAG ACGAGTGATTCTGTTACACTCGACCTCCTGACCTATGCCGACCTAGAGCTGCTACGTAACAGAAAAGCAGGAGTGGTGAGTCGTCCTCGTGGCCAACAGCAGCCCTCTGCTCTCACTGCCAAAAGATATCTAATCCTTATATACACGGTGGAATTtgacag GATACACTACCCTTTACCGTTGCCTTATGTGGGTAAACCGGACCCAGCTGCCCTGCAGAAGGAAGTCCGAGCACTGAGGGCTGAGCTTAGTGCACTCACCTCTCACGGAGTTAACACACCTGCGGAACTGGAAGTGCAAAGGCTACGTGCAGA gctCGCAATGgtgaaggaagagaaggagactaTGGCCAAAGTTCTAGAGCAAATGCATGTTGGTGCAAGCGGTTCCACTTCAGGACGAGACGACTGGAGGGTCAGAAATGTGGTGAGGACactggaggagcagcttgtCAGCGAACGGGTGAAAAGTCAACGCTCAGCAAGCAAGAGAAACCAGGAGCACCGGCTCCTAATTGATCAG TTGGAGGAGCTAAGAGCATCAGAGTGTGCCCTTCGTGTTCGTGTCAAGAGTCTGACCAGTGAACTAGCATTACTACGGAGAGG agtgACTCCTGTGTCTGGTCACATCAGCTCTCGAGTTGATAGTGAAATttttcgctctctctcccgtGAGAGGAGGTCAGGCTGCAGGACAGTCAGAGCACGCTCAGGATCTAGGGAACGGATAGAgaacagaggtcaaaggtcagacgaAAGGGGGCGAAGAGCAGACTCTTCAGGACCTCGTGCTCACATACCCAGGCCATCACCTTCCCCCACTG GGTCCCGGGTGCAACGCTTCGACCCGACCGCCTACATCCAGGACAGACAGCGCAGACTGAAAGAGGCAGAACTCAAAAA ATTGAGGAAGGTGCGGAGGGACATGTTGACATCACCTATTCTCCTCGAGAGGGGGCGTTCACGTTCCAGGGAAGCCTATCCTCAGTTGACCCGGTCTGGCAGTAGAGGCAGGAGTTTATCCATGGAACGCAAAGGGAGCAGGAACTCCTCTGAAAGCTCATTAGTGGATACAGATGAAATGGCCAAAACTTTGTTCAG AGGAAGAAAACAGATTTACAACGGACCTAGTATG CCAAGAGGGGGCCTTTTAACAAGGAAGCCATTATGCAGTACACCAACACACAGAATTAAAGACAAAG AGAGCTGTATGGATACGGGTGCTGAGCTGTCTGAGATCGATGCCAGGCTGCAGGCCCTTCAGGAGTACATGAGGGATCTGGATACAGGACACTAA
- the kcnk12l gene encoding potassium channel subfamily K member 13 isoform X2 gives MAQRRAAAGGCCCRPRAPVNEDNARFCLLAALILLYLLCGAAIFSALEHPFELRARRLWKQQLDDFTQRHRVNLGALQTLLRQYEEANGAGIRVDTLRPRWDFAGAFYFVGTVVSTIGFGMTTPATIAGKIFLIFYGLIGCAATILFFNLFLERIITMLAYVMRWCHKRRLRCAGVRAEASGEERPGEEDSLEGWKPSVYYVMLILGMASIVIACSASTLYSSMENWSYVDSLYFCFVAFSTIGFGDLVSSQRQQYDSQEAYRLGNCLFILMGVCCIYSLFNVISIIIKQTLNWILGRLACSGKHRLGSCSTRGCWRLRCPCVPSKGRRGGRVPAHLRRKRPKRNAVQPAASRGSAGAHRYTDGSVESVCDSETDAGAAGAAAAAAADGARAGRRVSEEMISVNEFMVSNKVSLALLQKQLSETAHQGPRQSYGHQNGFSGGVGALGVMNNRLQETSVDR, from the exons ATGGCTCAGAGGCGAGCGGCCGcgggcggctgctgctgccgcccgCGGGCGCCCGTGAACGAGGACAACGCCCGCTTCTGCCTGCTGGCGGCGCTCATCCTGCTCTACCTGCTGTGCGGCGCCGCCATCTTCTCGGCCCTGGAGCACCCGTTCGAGCTGCGCGCCCGCCGCctctggaagcagcagctggacgacTTCACCCAGAGGCACAGGGTGAACCTGGGcgccctgcagacgctgctgaggCAGTACGAGGAGGCGAACGGGGCCGGGATCCGGGTGGACACGCTGAGGCCCCGCTGGGACTTCGCTGGAGCCTTCTATTTCGTGGGAACAGTGGTCTCCACCATTg GCTTTGGCATGACCACGCCAGCGACCATAGCCGGAAAGATCTTCCTCATCTTCTACGGCCTGATCGGCTGCGCCGCCACCATCCTCTTCTTCAACCTCTTCCTGGAGCGCATCATCACCATGCTGGCGTACGTGATGCGCTGGTGCCACAAGCGCCGGCTGAGGTGCGCCGGCGTCCGGGCGGAGGCGAGCGGGGAGGAGCGGCCGGGCGAGGAGGACAGCCTGGAGGGCTGGAAGCCATCGGTCTACTACGTGATGCTGATCCTGGGAATGGCCTCCATTGTAATCGCGTGCAGTGCCTCCACTCTGTACAGCTCCATGGAGAACTGGAGCTACGTGGACTCCCTCTATTTCTGCTTCGTAGCCTTCAGCACCATTGGCTTCGGGGACCTGGTGAGCAGCCAGCGACAGCAGTACGACTCCCAGGAGGCCTACCGGCTTGGGAActgcctcttcatcctcatggGAGTTTGTTGCATCTACTCGCTTTTCAACGTCATCTCTATTATCATCAAGCAGACGCTTAACTGGATTCTCGGCAGGCTGGCGTGCTCCGGGAAGCACCGCCTTGGCTCTTGCTCCACGAGAGGCTGCTGGAGGCTCCGCTGCCCGTGCGTCCCAAGCAAAGGCCGCCGCGGCGGGCGCGTGCCCGCGCACCTCCGCCGCAAGCGCCCGAAGCGCAACGCCGTGCAGCCGGCGGCGTCGCGCGGCTCCGCGGGCGCGCACCGCTACACGGACGGCTCGGTGGAGAGCGTGTGCGACAGCGAGACGGACGCGGGCGcggcgggggcggcggcggcggcggcggccgacggCGCGCGCGCGGGCCGCCGCGTGTCGGAGGAGATGATCTCCGTCAACGAGTTCATGGTGTCCAACAAGGTGtcgctggcgctgctgcagaagcagctgagcGAGACGGCGCACCAGGGCCCGCGGCAGAGCTACGGCCACCAGAACGGCTTCTCCGGCGGCGTCGGGGCCCTGGGCGTCATGAACAACCGCCTGCAGGAGACCAGCGTGGATAGATAG